The genomic interval GAGTCAAAAAGTTACAACGTTGTCCAAATACAACATCTAAAATGTTTCCGGGAAATTAAAACTGCTCCAATGAGTACAACTGATCCGACAACTGATCCTTCAGTGTTAGAATTGGTTGATGACACTGTATTCTTATGCTTCTGGTCAACTGAGCGCATGCATGCACAGCTCTTCATTACAGCAGCCAAGCGTTATCAATCAAGTCCTTATGGGTATTAATGTCGTCTGTATGTGAGCACTGTATTGCCAAAGGTTTCAATATAGCATATTTTCACTAAGGAACATTGCAAAACTGTTGGCCTTTTTGACGTTACAGTGTTACATTTGCCGTATTTATAACCAATACTTTAATCTTTTGTAGTCATATAATAGCCTGGTTTTGACATGGCAGCTTCACTGAGTTAGCATGTTAACACTGTAAGTGAATATAAGTCTGGAGGAAAactcaaatctttttttaagatacatttaataatctgcgttcatatttaaatattcttgTAAAACTTGCAAATGTTAACTAGAGGCAGCTAGCCTCTAGAATAATCCAACAGAGGCTTTAAAACATTTAGAGTATTCTGAAAGGTGTTGCAGTTAGTAATTCATAAGATAAACTTCTGGCAAAACCAATCTAACATAGTGGGACACAGCTTCAAAAAGACTCTAAAATCACTAACTACATCCAATTGCACTTCAATAGTCTGCTAGACATCTTGCGCCGTCTACTCTTGCATTTAATCAAGACCCAACTTGGCACGTGAACTTCAGGTAGTTAAAGGAGATGGCAACATGGATGCTGACATTTATCAGTGAGGAATGGCACCGTTTCATTGACACTTTAATACTGCCACCAAACCAAGAGGTCAGCTATTATACTTGGGAGGCCCAGTTCATTAAACAAAACAGCATATACTGCATTCATGCACTTTCTACTGCACATCCAGGAACAAATGTTCACAtcatcaaaaaaaaacacaagtgtccttttcaaaatgttaatgGGACATTTGGCAAGACCCtctttaagtttttttttcctctacaTTTTTCTGTTAAGTGTGTAACTgtaccatacacacacattatcatcGCATGCTGTCAAAGTCGGATTAGAAAAACAAACCAGAGTGTGTAAGGGCTGGCAGTGGGATGGAGGATTAGCATTGGCTAGCACAGGCATGCTGGCTGCTTGCCTACAGCATGCTGGAACCTAGTTGGCCTTGTTGAGAGTGCTAGCTTGGACCATGAATACACATACGTCTCCGCTAGCCCAGTATGGTAGCAGGTTAGCATTATTATAGCAACCCTCTTCTCTAgatctggttaaaaaaaataaaaaaaagagtgttgTTAATGGGCAGTAGCTAACTGAAGGACTTCCATACACtctcccagcacacacacatgcaccataAAGACCGAGACTCTGCGGCCTGGAGACAAGTCGCATCTGATATCGCATCACAGCATCTTTGACATCATGTTTGGCACCCGGGGTCACGTGGCTGCAGCGCGATACCGGACGTCCAACTTCAGGGACCGTCATGTTACCTACATTCCTAAAGCTAAAGCCTCACAGACAAAAGCCAGGGCTTAGTAACCCTTTCAAATTAGGTCATCTGCTTATGTTCTCAGAGTAGAACCAGCTTTCCATAATGCTCGATTCATAAAACACCCAAAAGTAAACCCTCTTTTTCTGCGGGAGAATTTCATAATGTAGACCCGgagtgttttttccccccccacaTTTGGCACCTGTGCTTGTGATGGTCTGAgttggagggaagaggaggatggagggagaaaaaaaagatgggagGTAGGGATCGTTGGACAAACTGTGGTTGCTTTCCAGAAAAACTCCAAGCAGCGCTTGCGCTGCATTTTCTTACATGTAAAGGCGTTGTGATTTTCTCAgtggagagatttttttttgtctaaagGTCATGGggtagtagtaataatacatgtaGCTGCACAACCACAATTATAGCCCTTACTTCTCCCAGTTAAAGAATCCTAAAGAAGGAAAGTGcttggatggacggatggatggatggatgagtcgGTGCTTCTGCCTTTGCTCCAGAAGCCGTCAAATCgactcaaaaaaaaaactgcagtaaGCTTAAAATTGTCAGAAGTGTACTTTTTCCCTTCACTGAATGTAGACATCCATACAAAGAGACAGGTCACCCGTCCTAATACATCTCAATATTCAAAAACGGTTGCAGTCCGCGGCTTACATCGTCAAGCTactgttgagagagagagagagttacatGCTGAGCCAGTGCGTCTACTGGTTAAATGGGCAGGGGCGCCACAACTCCCACTAACAACAAGGTGTCATGTTtggacagtaaaaaaaaaaaattaaattaaaaactaaCTTTTACGCATCTGAGGAATGGGACAGaattagaaaaacaaaacaatgtgtaaGAATGAGTAAAAGAGAGATAATATTAAACGTGAGAGAAGAAAGCATGAGGTCTAAATATTACAGTACAGGAACAGTTGGCTTGTcctttcagtctctctctcgaCTGAGGAGTCCTTCTGGCCAGCATTAATGGTCTTAAATTGACCAATAACCAACCAGCAAAGGCCGACCTGGCTCCAGTGGAGAACTGGATAAAAATTgcttaaaaaatataaataaaaaaacaaaaaaaacaaccagctATCTTGGATGTCATTCAGTCTTTTCAATCAAAAAAGAGGGAGAGCTTTTCCAAACCCGACTTCTGGCACCATAGTAGTATTTGAAGTTTAAGTAGTAGTCTCGTTGGCGTACGATTGCAATGAGCGAGGGTGGAGGAGTCTAGGTGTCGAGGCAGGCGCGCCTCCTGTTGGCCAGGAGGTCTCTGTAAACGGAGGAGTTGAGGAAACGTGGGAAGGAATCGCGGTGCATCAGGGTGTAGATCTGGAACTGGGCCTCCTCGTACATCAGGTTGCTGGGCTCCGCCAGGGTCTGGTTTATTCCTTCTCTGACCCGCGAGTCCAGACTCACCTGGgatgaggaaaataaatgatatttagtttaagtaaatggtaaatgataaatggactgtactttcctagtcttccgaccacgcaaacattcacattcacacccattgacACACAGATGGGCAGGGgccaccatgcaaggtgccacctgcccatcaggactacctAACCGTTCACACATCACAGAAACAGCCTGCGGGGGGAAAtctgggttaagtgtcttgccaaggggcacatcgacatgggcaagcgcagccggggatcgaaccgccgatcctttgaTTGCGCCAGAGTCGCCTATTGTGCGACTCTGTGGAGTGCCAGTGGCTCCTTTAAAACATGACCCACAGGAAGACGTGCTCAACATTAAccagttaaatgtgtttttaacaaGACAAAGAGTCCACAGCTCTGTGGGGCTGTGCTTTAGCAAAATGCTAACGCTAGCGTGCTCAAAATGACTTGTGCTTGGCCTGTGGtgttgctgcttgcagctttgtCAAGAACCTAGTTGCCATGACATAGTTGCCATGACATAGTTGCGTCACATCCAATTCGCGGCTACACAGtaaaaaacacagctgaaaGGCCGGCGACCTGGGCCTGCAACTAGAAAGGCCTCAAACAGCTAACGATTTATTATGTTTGATATGAAAAGCTAAGTTACTATTCTATTCTCGTTATACCTCGAAATAAAAGGCCCCAAAGCACTTTAAAAACGGCAACTCAGCTGTAGAGCCTAGTACTtagaaaatataacaataaaaaatgatatGGTGCATTATTACTCATTTAACTATCCAGCATCGCATTAGATcatcatttaattacatttaagcACATTGTGTTCATGTcgtctctctttcactcactgCGTGTTATTAATTATGgttaattgttttacttttgaaaCTATAATTTGGAGTACTCCCTCTGCCACTGCCAATACCAACATTCCCAGTTAGAGAAAGAGTCAAAAGTAAAGCTGGGCAGCGTTTTGGCTCCTAAACCactaaatctgaaaaaaaacatccaaatcgGGATTACTCTGTAAAATACACTTAAAAGAGGTAATTTCCAAATAGCCGCATTAGTCCCCTGCTTGATACAACCATGGCAGTTATAAAGTACAGCATGGAATTAATTAGCGGAGGTATTTTGCAATAAAGTTATTAGTGTTATAAATTAGTATCAAGGCTTAAAGCTGGGAGATTTAACACAAATAATTGGATGAATTTAGCAGAACTATTTATGTTTACAGAGGAATATTTGTTGCGTGCTTGGACTCTCCTTGACTTTCTACATAATCTGCAGActatgaatgtctgtaccaTATTTCAAAGCAAACCAAAGAGGCCAAACAACACACGACACTGCCATCCCTGGAGCCACTAGCGTGGCGGCGCTGGGCTCACTTCTGCTTACTCAACACAAATGGAGCCGGTACCTCTTTGGGCGATAATATGGACACGTAGTCTTCGTATATGATCCTGGACTTCTCCTCCACCACCGTGGGATCCGTCTCCTTTTTCAGCTCCTCGCAGGCCAACCAGAAAAGCAGGTTGTCCTCGCTGTACTCCGAGCGCAGGAACTCCCGGAAGACCTCCCGGCCCTCCAGCGAGCGCAGCATCATCTCGAAGCTCCGTGCCCACGACAGCACCTCGTCTAGACTGGGCTGTCTACAGGCGGACGTGGCAAAGAAACGTGAAGACGGACACACGACCACACTGACACGAACATGCAAGGAGGGATGACGGCTGGACTTACTGTTCATCTGCAGCTTCAATACTGTCCATCTTGGTGCAGGTCTGTCGTTCACTCCTCTCCATCCTGTCTTCAGTCCtggaaaggagacaggaaatgaaaatgtgctCGCCAAAACAAAAGTCTGGACCCGTTTCTGGCCCTTTAAATGGATGAGTTTGAGTTGGTATTGGATTAACTTGTCGATGGAGAGTTCCAGCGAGATCCGAGTGACATCTTGCATACGCGGGGGGCTGCAACAATACATTGATTATGATGAAAAATGTCACTTCTGAAAAGAGAGAgcgggattttattttttttaatgcctaaATGTATCCCCATACGAATCAGCGTTCACCATCCTTTGTTACCACCCaagaaaagaaatatgcaaCATCAGTAATAATCAATACGTAGGTTTGTCTCATCAATAGTTTGATCCATCTTTCAGGCTAAAAGTGAAGATATCTCGACCTGCAACTTCTAAAATCTGTGATTATTTACTCTTTAAACTTCAtcaaaatgcaatttaaaattGTTGGAGTATGCAGCCCAtcacaggggggggggctggagtcaacagtgggtcagtggttagcaggtctgtctttcaatcagggggttggcggttcaatccccaccctagtcgatgtgtccttgagcaagacacttaaccctgagttgttccctgtagctgtgtctacagtgtatgaatgtaacatgattgtaagtcgctttggataaaagcgtcagctaaatgacatgtaatgtaatctaaCACTATTTCATAAGATATCTCTCTTCTGGAGCTGAAACTATTAATTATAGGATGAATGGAAACTTAAACCATTTTGATGATTGTTATTTTCAAACAAATCTGCAAAGATGATCTCGTCCCAACTTCTCACTTTTGAGGGTGTATTGCCTGTATTTGTGTCATAGTCATGACGTTTAACAATTCCTGGACATTTTATAGCCCAAACAATGAATCGATGGATCAATAAAACAATTGGGCGGCCCCGATCAACAATGAAAGCGACTGCTATACGCGGCTCTCCTGAGAGATGCGGAGTTCATCTCTTCCTGGCTATAAATAGCACTCGGAAGCAGCAGTGTGAGCGTGAAGCGACGTGTTCAAAGTCCACAAAGTGAAAACCTTTGTGTCAACACTTGGAACCCACACGGTAGCCTCTCTGCCTATCGCGGCTCAGTCACACACGCCAAGGCCACAATGCAGCACCCTCGGAGACGTCTATTTCTGTCACACCGCGGAggctctttccttcctcttgtcaAAGTCCCCATTGTGCGGTTCTaataagctaagctagccaCAGCCCGCGAGCTCCCTCACAATACAGCTAAATATACAGGCTGTTCTTCACAGCTGTTTTGCATGTGATGTGTGGATGGAAATAGAAAGCACTCCAGCAAGATAAGGGCCTTGTCTGAGGGcggatgaggagggggagaaaggaaggggagagaagagagaaaaagaggatggataaaaaaaaataaaaaatcagggCTGTCGACTGTATTGTAAAtttaaatatgatgaaataaGATAAAACGTTGTTAATCCAGGAGGAAATTATTGTGCCAGAGTTTGATCAAAGATGTAttcataatacaaatatatatatacatattaagtgggtgactgtgggtcagtggttagcaggtctgtctttcaatcagggggttggtggttcaatccccgccctagttgatgtgtccttgagcaagacacttaaccctgtagctgtgtctacagtgtatgaatgtaacatgattgtaagtcgctttggataaaagcgccagctaaatgtaatgtaatgtaaaagtgaaTAAGAGCTAATACTGACACCAGTGCAAAAATATAGTAGCATTAAGAGTGAGGGTAGATATAGTAAAAAAgcaacttaaaaagaaaaaactattaCAACATCATAAGATTAAGAAAACGTTCTGCATGATATTAAAAGTAATGTTGCACAATGttgaaaaaaagtaataatcatatatatatatatatatacattttgtttacagCAGTACAGCAGGCTGTCTGCCTCACGCGCACTGAATGCACCGCATGATGGGAGTCAAACAGTGTCACTTTTATGACTTTATGAAATGTAAAGTTTTCCTGGGAATCCCCACTGGCAGAGAAACGGTTCATTCTGTCATCCAGTCCTTCCCCAGGCTGACTGACAGCAGACATTTACCCGACCAAAATAGTTCTCATGTCTGCTCCATGGGAAGAAAAGTGCTGTCGGCCCACGTATTGATTAATTGAGTGAGGGCAATCTGCTTGTAGGGAAACAGGCCATATGGGATATTTACTGGAAATTACACACAATTTAGAAAACAGCAACTTTGAGGCGATCTCACTCCAGCTGGCTgacactttatttgtttgttttttaccgtGAAATGAGGAGGTATCGAATACGTAAATCCTCATTTCAACGTCAATATTTGTCATTTCCGCAGCCCTGTGACCCATTCACACCTTTGTTCTCCTGCAGTCCCTCAACTCCTCTCCTGtgactctctcacactctcacagaTCGTGATACGAgtgtaaaaaactaaaagatgaTGGTGATTTACACGTTACTGACACAAACCTGCActaaagagagaggaaaatcGTCCCTCCCAGCCTCCACGctaaaataaaaccaacatGTCGTGGGACTGAAGACACATTTCCAGGATCATTTCATGGATATCTAGCACCGGC from Cyclopterus lumpus isolate fCycLum1 chromosome 15, fCycLum1.pri, whole genome shotgun sequence carries:
- the rgs17 gene encoding regulator of G-protein signaling 17 isoform X3 produces the protein MYCCSPPRMQDVTRISLELSIDKTEDRMERSERQTCTKMDSIEAADEQQPSLDEVLSWARSFEMMLRSLEGREVFREFLRSEYSEDNLLFWLACEELKKETDPTVVEEKSRIIYEDYVSILSPKEVSLDSRVREGINQTLAEPSNLMYEEAQFQIYTLMHRDSFPRFLNSSVYRDLLANRRRACLDT
- the rgs17 gene encoding regulator of G-protein signaling 17 isoform X1, with the protein product MPRSVSGVEMRKRQAAHIEAPPQAPGQPRPNTCCLCWCGCCKCLWTEDRMERSERQTCTKMDSIEAADEQQPSLDEVLSWARSFEMMLRSLEGREVFREFLRSEYSEDNLLFWLACEELKKETDPTVVEEKSRIIYEDYVSILSPKEVSLDSRVREGINQTLAEPSNLMYEEAQFQIYTLMHRDSFPRFLNSSVYRDLLANRRRACLDT